A stretch of the Oceanicola sp. D3 genome encodes the following:
- a CDS encoding nitroreductase family protein encodes MFSKDQLDFEPIPLPDRADLSDAESLAAARAFLASMEQRHTVRDFSPRPVDRAVIEAAIATAGRAPSGANHQPWHFAAIKGPKAKAAIRAAAEKEEEAFYAGGGGDEWLKALEPMGTDPAKPHLEVAPWLIVIFAQRWGEFSDGTRYKNYYVPESVGIATGFLIAALHHAGLVALTHTPNPMKFLNELLGRPASEKPVMILAVGHPAEDATVPKAAKIKKPLSDIMSVIEA; translated from the coding sequence ATGTTCTCAAAAGACCAGCTCGATTTCGAGCCCATCCCCCTGCCCGACCGCGCCGATCTGAGCGATGCCGAAAGCCTCGCCGCCGCCCGCGCCTTCCTCGCCAGCATGGAGCAGCGCCACACCGTGCGCGACTTCTCCCCCCGCCCGGTCGATCGCGCGGTGATCGAGGCCGCCATTGCCACCGCAGGCCGCGCGCCCTCCGGGGCGAACCATCAGCCGTGGCACTTTGCTGCCATAAAAGGGCCGAAGGCCAAGGCCGCCATCCGGGCGGCTGCCGAGAAGGAGGAAGAGGCCTTTTACGCCGGGGGAGGCGGGGATGAATGGCTGAAGGCGCTGGAGCCAATGGGCACCGACCCCGCCAAGCCGCATCTTGAGGTCGCGCCCTGGCTCATCGTGATCTTCGCCCAGCGCTGGGGCGAGTTCTCCGACGGCACCCGCTACAAAAATTATTACGTGCCCGAGTCGGTCGGCATCGCCACCGGCTTTCTGATCGCCGCGCTGCACCACGCCGGGCTGGTGGCGCTGACCCACACCCCCAACCCGATGAAGTTCCTCAACGAGCTGCTCGGGCGGCCCGCCTCGGAGAAGCCGGTGATGATTCTCGCCGTTGGCCATCCGGCGGAGGATGCGACGGTGCCGAAAGCGGCCAAGATCAAAAAGCCGCTTTCAGACATCATGTCGGTGATCGAGGCGTAG
- a CDS encoding NAD-dependent deacylase has translation MRPITILTGAGISAESGIATFRDPGGIWAQYDIEDVATPEAFARNPGLVLDFYNMRREKVRAAKPNAAHHALGKLQKSYPGAVHIITQNVDDLHEKGGAEVIHMHGAHHTALCAACGHRWLAPPAMALEDPCPDCRQPATRPDVVWFGEVPYHMERIGEILSQTALFVSIGTSGAVYPAAGFVRLARQSGAETLELNLEPSEITPLFDQSRHGPATELVPAWVEERLQAALRP, from the coding sequence ATGCGACCCATCACCATTCTCACCGGCGCCGGTATCTCTGCCGAGAGCGGCATCGCCACCTTTCGCGACCCGGGCGGCATCTGGGCACAGTATGACATCGAAGATGTCGCCACCCCCGAGGCCTTTGCCCGCAATCCGGGGCTTGTGCTCGATTTCTACAACATGCGGCGCGAAAAAGTGAGGGCTGCCAAGCCCAACGCGGCCCACCACGCGCTGGGAAAGTTGCAAAAGTCCTACCCCGGTGCGGTGCACATCATCACCCAAAACGTCGATGACCTGCATGAAAAGGGAGGCGCGGAGGTGATTCACATGCATGGGGCGCATCACACCGCACTCTGCGCCGCCTGCGGCCACCGCTGGCTTGCGCCGCCTGCCATGGCGCTGGAAGATCCCTGCCCCGACTGCCGCCAGCCTGCCACCCGGCCCGATGTCGTCTGGTTCGGCGAGGTGCCCTATCACATGGAGCGCATCGGCGAGATTCTTTCGCAAACCGCGCTCTTCGTTTCCATCGGCACCTCCGGTGCGGTCTACCCTGCCGCCGGCTTCGTCCGCCTTGCCCGCCAGTCCGGGGCCGAGACGCTGGAGCTCAACCTAGAGCCCTCCGAGATCACCCCGCTCTTCGACCAATCCCGCCACGGCCCGGCAACAGAGCTTGTCCCCGCATGGGTCGAAGAACGCCTCCAAGCCGCTCTACGGCCCTGA
- a CDS encoding low molecular weight protein-tyrosine-phosphatase, giving the protein MTHRVLFVCLGNICRSPTAHGIFEAKARAAGLEVEVEGAGTGAWHVGEPPDRRMQAAAKAAGYDLSALRAQKFTAADFDRFDAIYAMDRQNLADIEALRPAGNATPVSLFLSHGPSGREEVPDPYYEGGFDGVVEMVAQTCDAMIEELRLKG; this is encoded by the coding sequence ATGACTCATCGCGTTCTCTTTGTCTGCCTCGGCAACATCTGCCGCTCCCCCACCGCACACGGCATCTTTGAGGCCAAGGCCCGCGCGGCCGGGCTGGAGGTGGAGGTTGAGGGGGCGGGCACCGGGGCGTGGCATGTGGGCGAGCCGCCGGATCGGCGGATGCAGGCGGCGGCAAAGGCAGCGGGCTATGACCTGAGTGCGCTTAGGGCGCAGAAGTTCACGGCGGCGGATTTTGATCGTTTCGATGCGATTTACGCGATGGACCGCCAGAACCTTGCCGACATCGAAGCGCTGCGCCCGGCGGGCAACGCCACGCCGGTGTCGCTGTTTCTCAGCCACGGCCCGAGTGGGCGTGAAGAGGTGCCCGACCCTTACTATGAGGGCGGGTTTGACGGGGTTGTCGAGATGGTGGCGCAGACCTGCGACGCGATGATCGAAGAGCTGCGCCTCAAAGGCTGA
- a CDS encoding copper chaperone PCu(A)C, with translation MKLKALTLAALMAASPAVADIKVMDAYARSASPTAKSGAAFMEIMNTGEADDRLIAAASDAAARVELHTHKDMGEGVMRMMEVEEGFALPAGGAHALARGGDHVMLMGLTAPLEQGSTISVTLTFEQAGEMVVEIPVDNERKPEAMDHSKMGH, from the coding sequence ATGAAACTCAAGGCTTTGACCCTCGCCGCGCTTATGGCGGCCTCTCCCGCAGTCGCAGACATCAAGGTGATGGACGCTTACGCCCGCTCTGCCAGCCCCACGGCCAAATCCGGCGCGGCCTTCATGGAGATCATGAACACCGGCGAGGCGGATGACAGGCTGATTGCCGCCGCCTCCGATGCCGCCGCCCGGGTGGAGCTGCACACCCATAAGGACATGGGCGAGGGCGTGATGCGGATGATGGAAGTGGAAGAGGGCTTTGCCCTGCCCGCTGGCGGCGCCCATGCGCTGGCCCGTGGCGGCGACCACGTGATGCTGATGGGCCTCACCGCGCCGCTGGAACAGGGCAGCACCATCTCGGTGACGCTCACCTTCGAGCAGGCCGGCGAGATGGTGGTGGAGATCCCGGTGGACAACGAGCGCAAGCCGGAGGCCATGGACCATTCGAAGATGGGCCACTGA